The genomic stretch GAAATAAAGCAGTAAGAGACAGCTTGAACAGCCCTGGCTTGGTGCTaggagctccctgacagagaaggctaaatgtctctgaTAGAGGTGGGATTTTCTAATTTCATCACATGGCATCTATAAAGAATGTTGATTTGTTGCTTCCGATCAAATAACATTCACATCATCAAAGttgctttcatttgttttataGATATGTTTCTGACAATAGCACTGCTTCGAAATAAAATTCCTGGGGGACAATGGATTGGTAAACACAGAAGGCCAAGATTTGTTACGGTTCATATGAAGAACAATATGATCCGGAGGCTCGAAATAGAAGCTGAAAATGAATACTGGTTGAGCCAACCATATATGACAAAAGAGCAAGAGTTCTGCCACAATCGAGAACGTAGACAAG from Sceloporus undulatus isolate JIND9_A2432 ecotype Alabama chromosome 3, SceUnd_v1.1, whole genome shotgun sequence encodes the following:
- the MRPL57 gene encoding ribosomal protein 63, mitochondrial isoform X1; protein product: MASRSPTGAIQSHGLALDMFLTIALLRNKIPGGQWIGKHRRPRFVTVHMKNNMIRRLEIEAENEYWLSQPYMTKEQEFCHNRERRQAYFKALVAAAKSKFPEHKYATEHLDHLNVTKKWTSS
- the MRPL57 gene encoding ribosomal protein 63, mitochondrial isoform X2; protein product: MFLTIALLRNKIPGGQWIGKHRRPRFVTVHMKNNMIRRLEIEAENEYWLSQPYMTKEQEFCHNRERRQAYFKALVAAAKSKFPEHKYATEHLDHLNVTKKWTSS